From the genome of Nicotiana sylvestris chromosome 2, ASM39365v2, whole genome shotgun sequence, one region includes:
- the LOC138885087 gene encoding uncharacterized protein translates to MSRGRGRGRVSSLSSPQNHIYTLARRQDQKSLPDVVTGILSVSLYDVYTLIDPGSALSYVTPLVASKFEIKPELVKPFEVSTPIGDSVIAKQVYRGCIIVVHGRSTIADLIELDMVEFDVIMGMDWLASCHANIDCRSKIVRFQFPEKPILEFKGLPLEREIEFAIDLLPDTPPISIPPYRMDPTELKELKEQLRDLLEKEAEHADQLRTVLRVLQEGKLYAKNFKCEFWLNFVAFVGHIVLGEAHLTKLTQKGEKFQWIDACEQSFQALKDILALASIKDLNLQLTSRGPSKKDWGLKWLELLKDYDIDILHHPGKANVVADALRRKSMGSLAHLKAYQRALAMEVHQLASFVVRLLDSNEDG, encoded by the exons atgagtcgtggtagaggcagaggcagagTATCTAGCTTGAGCAGTCCTCAGAACCACATTTATACATTGGCGAGACGACAGGACCAGAAGTCATtacctgatgttgttacaggtatactatcagtctccttatatgatgtaTATACACTGATTGATCCAGGTTCcgccttatcatacgttactccattggttgctagtaagtttgaaataaaacctgaattggttaaaccttttgaggtgtctacacctattggggactcagtgatagctaagcaagtatataggggttgtataatagtagttcatggtcgatcTACCATAGCAGACTTAattgagttagatatggtagaatttgatgttataatgggtatggattggttggcttcttgtcatgccaacattgattgtagatcaaagatagtccgatttcaatttccagagAAGCCTATTTTGGAGTTTAAAG GTCTTCCactagagcgagaaattgagtttgctattgacctactaccagatactcctccaatatctattcctccatataGAATGGACCCcacagagttgaaagagttaaaggaacaactaagggacttgcttgaaaaag aggctgaacATGCAGATCAACTGCGTACTGTGcttagagttctacaagaaggaaagttgtatgcaaaaaattttaaatgtgaattctggttaaaCTTTGTAGCTTTCGTTGGGCATATCGTTTTGGGTGAAG cacatttaacaaagttgactcagaagggagaaaAGTTTCAATGGATTGATGCTTGCGAACaaagtttccaggcattaaaggacatatTAGCTTTAGCATCG ataaaggatctcaatttacagctaacttccaGAGGTCCTTctaaaaaggattggggactcaa atggctagagttactcaaggactatgatataGACATTCTccatcatccgggaaaggccaatgttgtggcggatgctcttagacggaaatctatgggaagtttggctcacTTGAAGGCGTATCAAAGGGCTTTGGCTatggaggttcaccagttggctagttttgTAGTTCGCCTTTTGGACTCCAATGAAGACGGGTAA